A single window of Oncorhynchus keta strain PuntledgeMale-10-30-2019 chromosome 34, Oket_V2, whole genome shotgun sequence DNA harbors:
- the LOC127915359 gene encoding oxidative stress-induced growth inhibitor 2-like: MPLLEETTVPREHPPTLPVVIIGNGPSGICLSYLLSGYKPYLDPSAVHPNPVLYRKLQETRHLPITEQDLEYLSEGLEGRSGNPVAVLFDTLLHPNADFGYEFPPVLQWRRDKQQHLPHLVLGRATPGGAWHVMEGSMLTISLGIWMELPGINYRDLTNNGKCRGVTNDRATPEEISSYYRNYVKLMGLKQNFVDNTYVTSVQKLFRGPEGKGLENGHGGLGEGGKGVYEGRESEGVDEGGGGGLWEVRGYQRVQGDTHVPFCLFSENVVLATGASDSPAQLGVEGEELPFVFHSISALGLAVSRKKLGPNSDPVLIVGAGLSAADAVLCACNNNISVLHAFRKHVDDPGLIFKQLPKTLYPEYHKVYHMMHSQTHATPNMAATSTTNGLPSMAASVCFKMCSKPQPTTTNMAASGGPVLFPDYTSFPEHCVESFQPDMKCVLQGNNSLKAFKISMALVLIGTHPNLFFLKGQGQYLGLDPTKPISCKQNPVDVHPYTFECTKDPGLFAMGPLVGDNFVRFLKGGALGIASCLLKRLKKKGKLIAEGGGVGGEFI, from the exons ATGCCTCTTCTGGAAGAGACCACTGTGCCTCGAGAGCATCCCCCCACACTGCCTGTGGTCATCATAG GTAACGGGCCATCAGGTATCTGCCTGTCCTACCTGCTGAGTGGCTACAAGCCCTACCTGGACCCTTCAGCTGTTCACCCAAACCCTGTTCTGTACAGGAAGTTACAGGAGACCAGACACCTGCCCATCACTGAACAG GATCTGGAGTATCTGAGTGAAGGTCTGGAGGGGCGGTCAGGAAACCCTGTAGCGGTGCTGTTTGACACCCTGCTGCACCCCAATGCGGATTTTGGCTACGAGTTTCCCCCTGTGCTACAGTGGAGAAGAGACAAGCAGCAGCACCTCCCTCACCTGGTGCTGGGCAGGGCAACGCCTGGAGGGGCCTGGCAC gTGATGGAGGGCTCCATGCTGACCATCAGTCTGGGCATCTGGATGGAACTGCCAGGGATCAACTACCGAGACCTGACTAACAATGGCAAATGCAG GGGCGTGACCAACGACCGGGCCACTCCAGAGGAGATCTCGTCTTACTACCGTAACTACGTCAAGCTGATGGGCCTGAAGCAGAACTTTGTTGACAACACCTACGTGACCTCTGTGCAGAAACTTTTCCGTGGACCCGAGGGGAAGGGTCTAGAGAATGGCCatggagggttgggggaggggggaaAGGGGGTGTACGAGGGGAGGGAAAGTGagggtgtagatgaagggggaggtGGGGGCCTGTGGGAGGTGAGGGGGTACCAGCGGGTGCAGGGCGACACCCACGTTCCTTTCTGCCTGTTTTCAGAGAATGTAGTTCTAGCCACGGGTGCGTCTGATTCGCCAGCTCAGCTgggtgtggagggggaggagctTCCCTTCGTGTTCCACAGCATCTCTGCCCTGGGATTGGCTGTGAGCCGGAAGAAGCTTGGGCCAAACTCTGATCCGGTGCTGATTGTGGGGGCGGGGTTAAGCGCGGCGGATGCGGTTTTGTGCGCTTGTAACAACAACATTTCCGTGCTGCATGCCTTCCGCAAACACGTAGACGACCCAGGCCTCATCTTTAAACAGCTACCCAAGACCCTCTACCCAGAATACCACAAGGTCTACCACATGATGCACTCCCAGACCCACGCAACACCAAACATGGCTGCCACCTCCACCACCAATGGCCTTCCCAGCATGGCCGCCTCAGTCTGCTTCAAGATGTGCTCCAAGCCCCAACCCACCACAACTAACATGGCCGCCAGTGGTGGTCCCGTTCTGTTCCCTGACTACACCAGCTTCCCAGAGCACTGCGTGGAGTCCTTCCAGCCAGACATGAAGTGTGTCCTGCAGGGGAACAACTCCCTCAAGGCCTTTAAGATCTCCATGGCCCTGGTTTTGATCGGCACCCATCCCAACCTGTTCTTCCTCAAGGGCCAGGGCCAGTACCTGGGACTGGACCCCACCAAACCCATCTCCTGCAAGCAGAACCCTGTGGATGTGCACCCCTACACCTTCGAGTGCACCAAGGACCCAGGACTGTTCGCCATGGGCCCGCTGGTGGGAGACAACTTTGTTCGCTTCCTAAAGGGCGGTGCTCTAGGCATTGCCTCCTGCCTGCTCAAGAGACTGAAGAAGAAAGGCAAGCTGATCGCAGAAGGGGGAGGAGTAGGAGGGGAGTTTATCTAG